Proteins co-encoded in one Corynebacterium lujinxingii genomic window:
- a CDS encoding ATP-binding protein has protein sequence MVNGYIPRLADAELERALRRQGGVLIQGPKGCGKTETAKQQSASFLNVETDPGVTLAMKTDPRLLLEGTTPRLIDEWQLQPRLWDFARHAIDERQAKGQFIFTGSTAPGADATSHSGAGRFARMTMSTMTLFETGESDGSVSLAATVAGDPLPFSAPALTLPRLVERVCRGGLPYNVGLPLEDALENVRDYVQTVADVDIHTVGGVNRDSERVRRVIRSLARGVGTELELQTIATDSDTSRETTRDYLDALANIFVSVDQPAWFTHLRSKAMLRKAPKRHLADPSFAMAVLDRGPEHLLRDPAYFGQLFESLVVHELRALTGRTVYHARLNTKLKVDAIANVGGRDVLVEVKLGYTPEVIDHAADTLKRFAAQLEDDPALVVITSGGPALRRNDGVAVIPIGALGP, from the coding sequence ATGGTGAACGGCTACATTCCGCGCTTGGCAGACGCAGAATTGGAACGAGCGCTTCGCAGGCAGGGCGGCGTACTCATTCAGGGGCCGAAAGGCTGCGGTAAGACTGAAACTGCGAAACAGCAATCTGCGAGCTTTCTTAACGTGGAGACAGATCCCGGCGTCACCCTCGCTATGAAAACTGATCCGCGGCTGCTGCTCGAGGGAACCACACCGCGGCTTATCGACGAATGGCAGCTGCAGCCGAGACTGTGGGATTTCGCTCGACACGCTATTGATGAGCGCCAGGCGAAAGGGCAGTTCATTTTCACCGGATCCACGGCTCCTGGGGCGGACGCAACTAGCCACTCGGGTGCGGGCCGGTTTGCGCGAATGACCATGTCGACGATGACCCTTTTTGAAACCGGGGAATCCGACGGGTCGGTGTCACTTGCCGCGACGGTTGCAGGCGACCCGTTGCCGTTTTCGGCACCAGCACTCACGCTGCCGAGACTTGTGGAACGCGTGTGTCGGGGTGGTCTTCCCTATAACGTTGGTCTCCCGCTTGAAGACGCATTGGAAAACGTCCGCGACTACGTACAAACCGTTGCGGACGTAGACATCCACACGGTTGGTGGAGTGAATCGTGATTCAGAGCGAGTACGGCGGGTGATCCGTTCGTTAGCTCGTGGTGTGGGCACCGAGCTGGAGCTGCAAACTATCGCGACCGATTCAGATACCTCGCGGGAGACAACCCGGGACTATCTCGATGCTCTTGCGAATATCTTCGTCTCTGTGGATCAGCCCGCATGGTTCACGCACCTGCGCTCCAAAGCGATGCTGAGGAAGGCACCGAAGCGCCATCTCGCTGACCCGTCCTTTGCTATGGCGGTATTGGATCGGGGACCGGAACACCTACTTCGGGATCCCGCCTACTTTGGCCAACTTTTCGAATCCCTGGTGGTGCACGAACTACGCGCGCTCACGGGCAGAACGGTGTACCACGCCCGTTTGAACACTAAGCTCAAGGTGGACGCCATCGCGAACGTCGGCGGCCGGGACGTGCTTGTCGAAGTGAAACTGGGCTACACCCCCGAGGTAATCGACCACGCAGCTGACACCCTCAAACGGTTCGCAGCCCAGCTAGAGGACGACCCGGCATTGGTGGTGATCACCTCCGGCGGTCCCGCACTTCGCCGCAACGACGGAGTCGCGGTGATCCCCATTGGGGCTCTGGGTCCGTAG